The Anaeromyxobacter sp. Fw109-5 genomic interval CCGCTCTGAGGACCCGCGAGGTCGCTGGACCCCGAGAGGCAGCGCGCCGGGGCGCCCCGCCTCCGTTACCGTCCGGACATGGCCGAGCCGAACGACGTCGCCGCCGCGGGCGCCGCCGCCATCGCGGCCAGCTTCGAGGCGTACCAGGAGGAGCGGGCGCGGATCACGCGCCGGGCGCGCGAGCGCTTCGAGAAGCGGGACTGGGCCGCCGGTCAGGCGGACGCGCGCGAGCGGCTCGACCTGCGCGACCGCCTCGTGAACGCCTGCGTCGGGACGGTCCGCGCCGAGCTGGGCGGCGCGGCGCACGACCACGGCCTCTGGCGCGCCATGAAGGAGCTGTACGAGGCCCGGGTGGAGTCGCGGCCGGATCGGGAGATCGGCCAGTCGTTCTTCAACTCCGTCACGCGCCGGGTGTTCGTGACGGTCGGCGTCGATCCCGCCATCGAGTTCCTCGCGGCGGACGGTCCGGCGGTCCGCGAGGGCCCGGTGCCGGTGTACGCCCGCTACCGCCGCGAGGTCTCCACCGAGGCGCTCCTCCGCACCGTGCTGCGCGCCTGCGCGTTCGCCGCGCCCTACGAGGACCTCGAGCGCGACGCGCGCATCGCCGCCATCGAGCTCGACTCGCACCTCCGCGAGCTCGACGACGGTCAGCCCATCGAGGCGCTCGAGCTGGTGAAGGCGGTGTTCTACCGGGGGAAGGGCGCCTACCTCGTCGGGCGGCTCCGCCGCGGGCGCTACACGACGCCGCTCGTCCTCGCGCTCGTCCACGGCGAGCGCGGCGTGGTGCTGGACGCCATCCTGTTCACCCAGGAGGACGTCTCCATCGTCTTCAGCTTCACCCGCTCCTACTTCCACGTGGAGGTCGAGCGCCCGCGGGAGCTGGTCGCGTTCCTCTCCACGCTGCTGCCCCTGAAGCGGGTCTCGGAGCTCTACATCGCGCTCGGCTTCAACAAGCACGGCAAGACCGAGCTGTACCGCGAGATCGCCCGGCACATCGCGGAGACGGGAGAAGCGTTCGTGCCGGCGCGGGGCGACAAGGGGCTCGTGATGAGCGTGTTCACGCTCCCGGGGCTCGACGTCGTCTTCAAGGTGATCAAGGACGAGTTCAAGCCGCCCAAGCAGACCACCCGCCGCGAGGTGATGGACAAGTACCGGCACGTGTTCCGCCACGACCGCGCCGGCCGGCTCGTGGACGCGCAGGAGTTCGAGCACCTCGCCTTCCCGGCCGACCGGTTCTCGCCGGAGGTGCTGCGCGAGCTGAGCGAGGAGTGCCGCGGGAGCATCGAGATCGGCCGCGCCGAGATCTCCGTGAAGCACCTCTACGCCGAGCGGCGGGTGACGCCGCTGAACCTGTTCATCCGCGAGGCCGACGAGTGGACCGCCCGCCAGGCGGTGCTCGACTTCGGGCGCGCGCTGAAGGATCTCGCCGCGACCAACACGTTCCCGGGCGATCTGCTGCTCAAGAACTTCGGCGTGACGCGGCACGGGCGCGTGATCTTCTACGACTACGACGAGCTGACCCGCGTGACGGACTGCGTCTTCCGCGACCTCCCCACGCCCTCGGGAGACGACGAGGAGACGAGCGGCGAGCCCTGGTTCTACGTGGGCCAGGACGACGTCTTCCCGGAGGAGCTGCTCCCGTTCCTGGGGCTCGCCGGGCGCCTGCGGGAGGTGTTCCTGCAGGCGCACGGCGACCTGCTCACGGCCCGGTACTGGCGCGCCATCCAGGAGCGCATCCGCGAGGGGGAGATCGTGGACATCTACCCGTACCGCGAGGAGCAGCGGCTCGTGCACGGGTACGAGTGAGGCATCACCCGCTGGCCCCGAGCGGGCAGCGCCGTGAGCCCGTCACTCGGTCGTCGCGCGTCCGTACCGGCGCGTCGCGGCGATGGCGCGGTCGAGGGAGTCGCGCGTGCAGAACCAGGAGAAGACGCCGCCCGAGCGGCGCGCCGCTTCCAGCGCCGGCAGCGCGGCGGGATCCCGCAGCTCCCCGAGGAGCTCGGCTGCCGCCCGGCGCCCGCCGCAGCTCTGCGCCCCCGCGAGCAGCCTCCGGGCGTTCTCTCTCAGCGCGGCGTCCTCGCGCAGGGCTGGCCGCGCGGCGAGCGCGACCCGGTAACGCCGCAGGCACTCGCCGCTCGCGCCGCGCGCGCAGGCGACGTCGCCCCGCAGCTTCTCCACGAGCGGGTCGCCCGCCCTGGTCCGCGCGGCGGCGTCGAGCTTCGTCCGCGCGTCCGCGAGCCGGCCGTCTGCGATGAGCGAGGCGACCTCGTCCGCCAGCGCGGCGTCGCTCGGGGGGAGGCAGAGAGCGGCGAGCGCGAGG includes:
- the aceK gene encoding bifunctional isocitrate dehydrogenase kinase/phosphatase, with the translated sequence MAEPNDVAAAGAAAIAASFEAYQEERARITRRARERFEKRDWAAGQADARERLDLRDRLVNACVGTVRAELGGAAHDHGLWRAMKELYEARVESRPDREIGQSFFNSVTRRVFVTVGVDPAIEFLAADGPAVREGPVPVYARYRREVSTEALLRTVLRACAFAAPYEDLERDARIAAIELDSHLRELDDGQPIEALELVKAVFYRGKGAYLVGRLRRGRYTTPLVLALVHGERGVVLDAILFTQEDVSIVFSFTRSYFHVEVERPRELVAFLSTLLPLKRVSELYIALGFNKHGKTELYREIARHIAETGEAFVPARGDKGLVMSVFTLPGLDVVFKVIKDEFKPPKQTTRREVMDKYRHVFRHDRAGRLVDAQEFEHLAFPADRFSPEVLRELSEECRGSIEIGRAEISVKHLYAERRVTPLNLFIREADEWTARQAVLDFGRALKDLAATNTFPGDLLLKNFGVTRHGRVIFYDYDELTRVTDCVFRDLPTPSGDDEETSGEPWFYVGQDDVFPEELLPFLGLAGRLREVFLQAHGDLLTARYWRAIQERIREGEIVDIYPYREEQRLVHGYE